A genome region from Penaeus chinensis breed Huanghai No. 1 chromosome 15, ASM1920278v2, whole genome shotgun sequence includes the following:
- the LOC125032778 gene encoding uncharacterized protein LOC125032778, whose translation MHPKSLISISIDNIVSATIAYAQSHPPEITWPGVSQLWVTLWRLPLQLPLRASRLLHAHLTHDLSDATLPLMTLLAAEARRISLCPTDRQLASACFSDTMLKFIELESQHELRELDITGVDLGLDTTLLESLLPRCPSLCALKLGSNTSPSVLRAARTCPVQVLHVSERLVWNPRVSEPVLMEIFFGLTDVQADQMLQNIKDGKPLNLKLSWPLLKDLCVGFCRVRCEFLFLVLTVFQNLDKISSKSVPSQRVLDMYLSYMHSSPDIPKLKLKSCTVVSGEFARVAVAVPDLEELTLIPRGGSDHSTAEDLKALTTLPSFKVLRLHNLRHFGQGDLSIISDSLKLIGPKLVDLELQGGKVSETCIGYLSLVLQKCPNLQRLCLNSDCGFSASHSEPLKAGCLRNLKSFKCRAPLFNHTTLISMFHWFPNLQNLTLAGRVNGIEEVFKNLALLPDLRVLKLTAKQQLPIQDICEVPGSIRHSNCEFHVPSACLTKEDISKIQFSGWTFVPISEYNSW comes from the coding sequence aTAACATGGCCAGGTGTGAGCCAACTGTGGGTGACACTTTGGCGTCTTCCTCTGCAGCTTCCTCTTCGAGCAAGTCGCCTCCTCCACGCTCACCTCACACATGACCTTTCGGATGCCACTTTGCCTCTGATGACCCTGTTGGCGGCTGAGGCGAGGAGGATTTCACTCTGTCCCACTGACAGACAACTCGCATCTGCTTGTTTTTCTGATACGATGTTGAAATTCATAGAACTGGAGTCTCAACATGAGCTTCGCGAACTCGACATTACTGGTGTGGATCTTGGTTTAGATACGACACTGTTGGAGAGTCTGTTGCCACGGTGCCCTAGCCTCTGTGCCCTCAAACTCGGTAGCAACACGTCTCCAAGCGTTCTCCGAGCTGCTAGGACTTGCCCCGTCCAAGTCCTCCACGTGAGCGAACGACTCGTCTGGAACCCACGAGTTTCGGAACCGGTCCTCATGGAAATATTCTTTGGGTTGACAGACGTTCAAGCGGATCAAATGCTGCAAAATATCAAAGACGGAAAGCCGCTTAACTTGAAGCTCTCGTGGCCACTTCTAAAAGATCTTTGTGTTGGTTTCTGCAGAGTAAGGTGCGAATTCTTATTTTTAGTACTGACTGTTTTTCAGAATTTGGACAAAATTTCAAGCAAGTCGGTACCTTCTCAGAGAGTTCTCGACATGTACTTAAGCTACATGCATAGTTCACCTGATATTCCAAAACTTAAGCTCAAAAGCTGCACAGTGGTATCGGGAGAGTTTGCAAGAGTGGCCGTCGCTGTCCCCGACTTGGAGGAACTTACGTTGATTCCTCGAGGGGGAAGTGACCACTCAACGGCCGAGGACTTGAAGGCGCTGACAACCCTTCCGTCGTTCAAAGTCCTGCGGCTCCACAATCTGCGACACTTCGGCCAAGGTGACCTTTCCATAATATCTGACAGCTTAAAATTGATCGGACCAAAGTTAGTCGACTTAGAACTTCAAGGTGGAAAGGTCAGCGAAACATGTATAGGGTACCTATCACTGGTTCTTCAGAAGTGCCCAAATCTTCAAAGGCTTTGTCTAAATTCAGACTGTGGATTCTCAGCCAGTCATTCTGAACCGTTAAAAGCCGGCTGCTTAAGAAACCTTAAATCCTTTAAGTGTAGAGCTCCTCTATTTAATCACACGACGTTAATTTCTATGTTTCACTGGTTTCCAAATTTGCAAAACCTGACTCTTGCTGGCAGAGTAAATGGCATTGAAGAAGTCTTTAAGAACTTGGCTCTCTTGCCAGATCTTAGAGTTCTTAAACTAACGGCAAAGCAGCAGTTGCCAATTCAAGATATCTGCGAAGTTCCAGGATCTATACGACATAGCAATTGTGAATTTCATGTACCCTCCGCGTGCCTTACAAAAGAGGATATTTCAAAAATTCAGTTTTCTGGTTGGACCTTTGTTCCAATAAGTGAATACAACTCTTGGTAA
- the LOC125032779 gene encoding uncharacterized protein LOC125032779, with protein MNVATRGLTDEDEKVRQGAVMHVEEYDVEKPDPAYMTVDASGVPAAPYQIIATDYRSYSCVYSCLEYFGFRAEFAWVFSRTPTLPPNTVAKCHKKFTAMGVDPKKMFAIVQGETCPYYEKLDEILATSETQLQKLLGPDVATTSTTTTSTVTPKLAHEEVVLEDIEETVRLEEKIVKEIETKVEANQEVNRVAVEEKEEHVDYSAGLQSTSSCLLLSLLCITALILH; from the exons ATGAATGTGGCGACCCGAGGTTTGACCGACGAGGACGAGAAGGTTCGCCAGGGAGCCGTCATGCACGTGGAAGAGTATGATGTGGAGAAGCCAGACCCTGCGTACATGACCGTCGACGCCTCGGGAGTGCCTGCAGCACCTTACCAG ATCATTGCAACAGATTATCGTTCCTACTCCTGCGTTTACTCTTGCCTCGAGTACTTCGGATTTAGGGCAGAGTTTGCCTGGGTGTTCAGCCGCACGCCCACGCTGCCTCCTAACACAGTTGCCAAGTGCCATAAGAAGTTCACCGCCATGGGCGTCGATCCCAAAAAGATGTTCGCGATCGTTCAAGGAGAA ACTTGCCCATACTACGAGAAACTCGACGAAATCCTGGCAACGAGTGAGACACAGCTGCAGAAGCTCCTCGGGCCCGACGTCGCTACCACTTCGACCACCACAACCAGCACCGTGACACCGAAGTTGGCACACGAGGAAGTTGTGCTGGAGGATATCGAAGAGACGGTCAGGTTGGAGGAAAAG ATTGTTAAGGAAATCGAAACAAAAGTTGAAGCAAATCAGGAAGTTAATCGAGTGGCTGTAGAGGAGAAAG AGGAACACGTCGACTACAGCGCAGGCCTTCAGTCCACGTCGTCCTGCTTGCTGCTCAGTCTCCTGTGTATCACCGCCTTGATTCTGCATTGA